From the Acidicapsa ligni genome, one window contains:
- the rpmA gene encoding 50S ribosomal protein L27, whose amino-acid sequence MAHKKGGGSSTNGRDSNAQRLGVKAFGGQVVTGGTIIVRQRGTPIKPGLNVGIGKDDTLFAKISGTVQFRDRGNKGRFAFVEPLAVL is encoded by the coding sequence ATGGCACATAAAAAAGGTGGCGGTAGTTCAACAAACGGACGCGACTCAAATGCCCAGCGGCTGGGAGTCAAGGCTTTCGGCGGTCAGGTCGTAACCGGCGGCACGATCATCGTTCGGCAGCGTGGAACACCAATCAAGCCAGGCCTGAACGTAGGCATCGGCAAGGACGATACTCTCTTCGCCAAGATCAGCGGCACCGTGCAGTTCCGCGATCGTGGCAACAAGGGCCGTTTTGCCTTTGTCGAACCGCTCGCAGTTCTGTAG